In one window of Prevotella fusca JCM 17724 DNA:
- a CDS encoding decaprenyl-phosphate phosphoribosyltransferase has translation MKYLLQLIRPHQWIKNLIVLLPVFFGGALLQWEAVYAGLITALSFSLAASSIYCLNDIVDINDDQQHPVKCHRPLASGAVSIAQGYILMGMMFVLSMTSTFLLPAHQTETASVILFYWLLNIAYCLRLKRYAIIDVCIVAFGFVLRILAGGYATNINLSKWIVLMTFLLMLFLSFAKRRDDVVRMNETGHAPRQNTIRYNLTFINQAITITASVTLVCYIMYTVSPETIQNFHTDHLYLTSVFVLLGLLRYIQISVVDKKSGDPTKVMLHDRFMQLIVLAFGLAFLFIIYVLKNIQ, from the coding sequence ATGAAATACCTCCTACAACTAATCCGCCCACACCAGTGGATAAAGAATCTCATTGTTCTCCTTCCCGTCTTCTTTGGAGGAGCTTTGTTGCAGTGGGAAGCTGTTTATGCAGGACTGATTACAGCCCTGTCATTCAGCCTGGCTGCCTCATCCATCTACTGCCTCAACGACATTGTGGATATAAATGACGACCAACAGCATCCCGTGAAGTGTCACCGTCCGCTGGCATCAGGTGCCGTCAGTATCGCACAGGGCTATATTCTGATGGGAATGATGTTCGTTCTGTCGATGACTTCGACGTTTTTATTACCTGCCCACCAGACTGAAACCGCCAGCGTAATACTCTTTTACTGGCTGCTGAACATAGCCTACTGCCTCCGACTGAAGCGATATGCTATCATTGACGTGTGCATCGTTGCCTTCGGATTTGTCCTTCGGATTCTTGCCGGAGGATATGCCACTAACATCAATCTGAGCAAGTGGATTGTATTGATGACCTTCCTCCTGATGCTCTTCCTGTCCTTTGCCAAACGTCGAGATGACGTTGTAAGAATGAACGAGACAGGACATGCTCCTCGGCAGAACACCATCCGTTACAACCTCACCTTCATCAATCAGGCGATTACGATAACAGCAAGTGTTACCTTGGTGTGCTACATCATGTACACCGTAAGCCCTGAAACTATCCAGAACTTCCACACCGACCATCTTTATCTGACCAGCGTCTTCGTACTTTTAGGACTGCTGCGATATATCCAGATTTCGGTTGTCGACAAGAAGAGCGGCGACCCCACGAAGGTGATGCTACACGACCGTTTCATGCAACTCATCGTCCTGGCTTTCGGTCTGGCATTCCTTTTCATCATCTATGTACTCAAGAACATCCAATAG
- a CDS encoding HAD family hydrolase: MKKIYAFDFDGTLTTKDTLLEFIRFAKGSGLMYAGFLLFSPLLILMKLHLYPNWKAKQKIFSWFFKGMKINEFDLLCRTFAQQNQHLLRPEGKEKVRKILEEDDITVLVISASIDNWVRPFFDEFGENIRVIGTQIEIKTDRVTGRFTTKNCYGQEKVNRLKALYPQRETYELIAFGDSRGDKELLAYADKGFYKPFRN, encoded by the coding sequence ATGAAAAAGATATATGCTTTCGACTTCGATGGTACACTGACGACCAAGGATACACTTCTCGAATTTATCCGCTTTGCAAAGGGAAGCGGGCTGATGTACGCAGGTTTTCTGCTCTTCTCTCCCCTGCTCATACTGATGAAACTGCATCTTTACCCTAACTGGAAAGCAAAACAAAAGATATTCTCATGGTTTTTCAAGGGTATGAAGATTAACGAATTTGACCTTCTTTGCCGGACTTTCGCACAACAGAACCAACATCTTCTTCGCCCTGAAGGAAAGGAAAAGGTCAGAAAAATATTAGAAGAAGATGACATCACAGTGCTGGTTATCAGTGCAAGCATAGACAACTGGGTACGCCCTTTCTTCGATGAATTCGGAGAAAACATACGGGTAATAGGAACACAGATTGAAATAAAGACCGACCGAGTTACAGGACGTTTTACCACAAAGAACTGCTACGGACAGGAAAAGGTAAACCGCCTGAAAGCACTTTACCCACAGCGTGAGACCTACGAACTGATTGCCTTTGGCGACAGCAGAGGCGACAAAGAACTGCTTGCATACGCAGACAAAGGCTTTTACAAACCTTTCAGGAACTAA
- a CDS encoding GtrA family protein: MQKSETRNKEKLGEIVRFIIVGTLATAIQYGTYLLMILWVQPLGANTIAYLVSFTFNYIASTRYTFRVKSTTKRGAGFILSHIINYALQTICLHFFLWAGLSKQIAMIPMFAICVPINFLLVRFFLHKK, encoded by the coding sequence ATGCAGAAAAGCGAAACAAGAAACAAGGAAAAGCTCGGCGAAATCGTCCGTTTCATCATTGTGGGCACATTGGCAACAGCTATCCAATACGGCACTTACCTGTTGATGATTCTCTGGGTACAACCTCTTGGTGCCAATACCATTGCATACCTTGTCAGCTTTACATTCAACTATATTGCATCAACCCGCTACACTTTCCGCGTGAAGTCCACCACCAAACGTGGTGCAGGCTTCATCCTTTCACACATCATCAACTATGCCTTGCAGACCATCTGCCTCCATTTCTTCCTTTGGGCAGGGCTCAGCAAGCAGATAGCAATGATTCCCATGTTCGCTATCTGTGTACCTATCAACTTCCTTTTGGTGCGTTTCTTCCTGCATAAGAAGTAA
- a CDS encoding Gfo/Idh/MocA family protein, which yields MEYLNNIINRYKSMRSMKELNQTYTQQYALVGFGSHCVNNLLPVMQYLQLPIKYICCTSEKKARLISQKYKGVKSTTSLHDILHDDTVSGIFVATNAHSHFHIASEVIKAEKSLFVEKPPCENERQLRLLIDTIKLYGSKHIVVGLQRRFAPVTRILQNRLKREGKRHYHYRYLTGLYPEGNALLDLFIHPLDYVIFLFGKAKVKMADTISCGDGGQTLFLILEHKDITGVMELSTGYSWQEAQELLSISTDKGLYQLDRMERLDFTPRHSVVFGIPLEKVFHSNVTVVNLYGRNSFTPTVGNNQIVSQGFFSEIKTFADMVEKRCKEDSSLGLESVKDVYSLISEIAVYESNK from the coding sequence ATGGAATATTTAAATAATATCATCAACAGGTACAAGAGTATGCGTAGTATGAAGGAATTGAATCAAACCTACACGCAACAGTATGCCCTTGTTGGTTTTGGCAGCCATTGTGTCAATAATCTGCTGCCTGTCATGCAGTATCTTCAATTGCCAATAAAGTACATTTGCTGTACTTCTGAAAAGAAAGCCAGACTGATTTCTCAAAAGTATAAGGGAGTCAAAAGCACAACATCCTTACATGACATTTTACATGATGATACGGTTTCGGGAATCTTTGTTGCCACCAATGCACATTCACATTTTCACATAGCAAGTGAGGTCATCAAGGCAGAGAAGTCTTTGTTTGTTGAAAAACCACCTTGTGAGAATGAAAGGCAACTTAGGCTCTTGATAGATACCATCAAACTTTATGGTTCAAAACATATTGTAGTCGGACTACAAAGACGCTTTGCACCTGTGACCCGAATACTGCAAAACAGATTAAAAAGGGAAGGTAAAAGACATTATCATTATCGTTATTTGACAGGACTATACCCAGAAGGTAATGCTTTGCTCGATCTTTTCATCCATCCGCTTGATTATGTGATATTTCTTTTTGGCAAAGCAAAGGTGAAAATGGCAGATACTATCAGCTGTGGGGATGGTGGGCAGACCTTGTTTTTGATATTAGAACACAAGGACATAACAGGCGTAATGGAACTTTCAACAGGCTATTCCTGGCAGGAAGCACAAGAACTTTTAAGTATCAGTACAGATAAGGGGCTGTATCAGTTGGATAGAATGGAAAGGCTTGATTTCACCCCAAGACATTCTGTTGTATTTGGTATACCATTGGAAAAAGTCTTCCATAGCAATGTTACCGTTGTCAATCTCTATGGGAGAAACAGCTTTACTCCGACTGTGGGTAATAATCAAATAGTCTCTCAAGGTTTCTTCTCAGAAATTAAGACCTTTGCTGATATGGTTGAAAAACGATGCAAGGAAGACTCCTCTCTTGGATTGGAAAGCGTCAAGGATGTTTATTCGTTAATATCTGAAATTGCGGTATATGAAAGCAATAAATAA
- a CDS encoding radical SAM/SPASM domain-containing protein gives MYSIYDYIHNGMVFVNNMVRRQHKELTSLMIYSTTNCQSRCKHCSIWKKPIENLSLKDIASIMNSKCITKRTMVGLEGGEFILHPEADRILSWFDTHHPNYTLLSNCLATGKVISAVKKHHPKHLYISLDGNRDTYHYMRGRDGYDKVVEVIEACKDTVPISLMFCLSPWNSFKDMEHVISVAQKYGVDIRIGIYSTMSFFDTTKELMEANDKDFVSQIPPSIHQTDENFDFVALYDEWKNSRLKLRCHSIFSELVIHSNGDVPLCQNLDIVLGNIHENTLDEIFNSRRSCKVQCQYSKECNQCWINYHRKYDIILLRNLERILPKRLIELFYGKYQWTDDRHITYKRHFRKTTA, from the coding sequence ATGTACAGTATTTATGACTACATCCATAATGGAATGGTATTTGTAAACAATATGGTACGCAGGCAGCATAAGGAACTCACTTCTCTGATGATATATTCTACTACAAACTGCCAGTCTCGTTGCAAACACTGTTCCATTTGGAAGAAACCTATAGAGAATCTAAGTTTAAAGGATATAGCCAGTATAATGAACAGCAAGTGTATAACCAAACGGACAATGGTCGGATTGGAAGGAGGAGAATTTATCCTTCACCCCGAAGCAGACAGGATATTGAGTTGGTTTGATACACATCATCCCAATTATACACTGCTGTCTAATTGCCTTGCAACAGGAAAAGTTATCTCTGCTGTTAAAAAACACCATCCTAAACATCTGTATATATCTCTTGACGGAAACAGGGATACCTATCATTATATGCGTGGACGGGATGGCTATGACAAGGTCGTTGAGGTAATCGAGGCATGTAAAGACACAGTTCCCATATCCTTGATGTTTTGCCTTTCTCCGTGGAATTCGTTTAAGGATATGGAACATGTGATAAGCGTTGCACAGAAATATGGTGTCGATATACGTATAGGAATCTACAGCACAATGTCTTTTTTCGACACGACAAAGGAACTGATGGAAGCCAACGACAAAGACTTTGTCAGTCAAATTCCACCTTCCATACATCAGACGGATGAGAACTTTGACTTTGTTGCTCTTTATGATGAGTGGAAGAACAGTAGACTTAAACTTCGATGCCATAGCATTTTCAGTGAGTTGGTTATCCATTCAAACGGTGATGTTCCCTTGTGCCAGAACTTGGATATAGTTTTAGGAAACATCCACGAAAATACACTTGATGAAATATTCAATTCACGGAGAAGTTGTAAAGTCCAGTGTCAATACTCCAAAGAATGTAATCAATGCTGGATAAATTATCATCGGAAGTATGATATTATCCTCTTGAGAAATTTGGAAAGAATACTGCCAAAAAGGTTGATAGAACTGTTCTATGGGAAATATCAATGGACAGATGACAGACATATCACTTATAAAAGACACTTCAGAAAAACAACAGCATAA
- a CDS encoding sigma-70 family RNA polymerase sigma factor, producing the protein MNIDIDACKQGEQDALGELYKAYSNRLMKICRHYVADESIAEDILHDAFIIIFTSIKTLKDNSKVEGWMITIVRNLTLRYLQSAGKADIPLSYLTIEPADIEGEDKKSVELQMLLSALESLPEGYREVFKLSVLDGLSHKEIGAMLGINAHSSSSQLSRAKKMLRELLANYWALFLLPVLIPVYIYFATRDRNIGTSNNKSTALTSQKRQTKRVQCKAEKARKGKSKYSEPLNSKGYYGSVPTFPTVSEEKLTSQIRTDSIVPEKVTVPSYVDSLHKCMTKGFTIEDSLLDLPQVPQGKLMVLGGDGNFNTRHKKKYPWTFNFGYSSNAEANGSIPNLNYLSVIDYANGGATAKLYTWSDLEEYYARNNSLMDSVERARMSLMIREHSADGNSPLREVANHDRPRTFSLSINKQLNSRWTFGTGITYTRLKSEFKSEHGNTKLQKTQKIDYVGVPLRLTYRVWGKGRFNAYTTGGVTFEMPVHNSLEKNYIITSDSSFMLREHIKTRQQWSVNLGVGVQYKVFKPFSLYIEPNMFYYFGNGSGLETYRTEHPFIITVPFGLRLTW; encoded by the coding sequence ATGAACATAGATATAGACGCATGCAAGCAGGGAGAACAGGATGCTCTCGGAGAATTATATAAGGCATATTCCAACAGGTTGATGAAGATATGCCGGCACTATGTAGCAGATGAAAGTATTGCAGAAGATATTCTGCATGACGCTTTTATCATCATTTTCACCTCCATAAAAACGCTGAAAGACAACTCGAAAGTGGAGGGGTGGATGATAACAATAGTAAGAAACCTTACTTTGAGGTATCTGCAAAGTGCAGGGAAAGCAGATATTCCATTGTCCTATTTGACAATAGAACCTGCCGATATAGAGGGTGAAGACAAGAAGAGCGTAGAGCTGCAGATGTTGTTGTCAGCATTAGAATCATTACCTGAGGGATACCGGGAAGTGTTTAAGCTCTCAGTGCTGGACGGTCTGTCCCACAAGGAAATAGGAGCAATGCTTGGGATTAATGCCCACAGTTCTTCTTCCCAGCTGTCCCGAGCAAAGAAGATGCTACGTGAACTACTTGCCAACTATTGGGCACTGTTCTTGTTACCTGTCTTGATACCAGTATATATTTATTTTGCGACAAGAGATAGGAATATTGGGACTTCCAATAACAAATCGACAGCCTTGACGAGCCAGAAGAGACAGACAAAACGTGTTCAGTGTAAAGCAGAGAAAGCAAGGAAAGGAAAGTCTAAGTATTCTGAGCCCTTAAACAGCAAAGGTTATTATGGCAGTGTTCCAACTTTTCCAACTGTTTCTGAGGAAAAACTTACTTCACAAATCAGGACAGATAGCATTGTTCCTGAGAAGGTAACAGTACCATCCTATGTGGACTCATTACATAAGTGTATGACTAAAGGTTTTACCATTGAAGACAGCTTGCTTGATCTTCCACAAGTTCCGCAAGGTAAGTTAATGGTTCTAGGGGGAGATGGTAATTTCAATACAAGGCATAAGAAAAAGTATCCATGGACTTTTAACTTCGGTTATTCATCGAATGCTGAAGCAAATGGTTCTATTCCAAATCTTAACTATCTGTCTGTAATTGATTATGCCAATGGCGGGGCAACTGCAAAGCTGTACACATGGTCAGACTTAGAGGAATATTATGCACGAAATAACAGTCTGATGGATTCTGTTGAAAGGGCACGGATGTCCTTGATGATCCGTGAACATTCGGCAGATGGTAACAGTCCATTGAGAGAAGTGGCGAACCATGATCGTCCAAGAACATTCAGCCTTTCTATAAACAAGCAGTTGAATTCTCGTTGGACATTCGGAACTGGTATAACCTATACCAGGTTGAAATCTGAATTTAAAAGCGAACATGGAAATACAAAACTGCAGAAGACTCAAAAGATAGATTATGTGGGTGTTCCATTACGGTTAACCTATCGTGTATGGGGTAAGGGACGTTTCAATGCATATACAACAGGCGGAGTTACATTTGAAATGCCTGTTCATAACTCGCTTGAAAAGAATTATATTATTACATCTGATTCGTCGTTTATGTTAAGGGAACACATCAAGACACGTCAACAATGGTCAGTGAATTTAGGTGTTGGTGTTCAGTATAAGGTGTTTAAACCGTTCAGCTTGTATATAGAACCAAATATGTTCTATTACTTTGGGAATGGTAGCGGACTTGAAACTTATCGTACAGAACATCCGTTCATTATAACAGTCCCATTTGGATTGCGTCTTACCTGGTAA
- a CDS encoding NAD-dependent epimerase/dehydratase family protein — translation MDNKVLKEDIKNFVGKFALAEELEGKVIAVTGATGLLGSCMVRCLLALYTEKGINLHVIAVARNIQKAAGMFGEEREEISYYNYDFSSSEPFKPLRTVDYLFHFAAPTASKDFVDKPVETMNTVYLGMQNLLSYTREAKVQSLVLASTLEVYGTVTDDTEPLTEQMQGYLDPMATRSSYPLAKRAAEALCHNYAAEYGVPVKVARLAQTFGAGVSKTDNRVFAQFARSVINNEDIILHTTGELCRCYCYTIDAITAMLYLLLRGENGEAYNVANSDTYISIRNMAEFVAESFNPGNVKVVICPQEGLGYSPVTKLRLDTKRIKQIGWQPEYGLKEMFSRLIESMKVDDV, via the coding sequence ATGGATAATAAAGTACTGAAAGAAGACATAAAGAACTTTGTCGGTAAGTTTGCTCTGGCTGAGGAACTCGAAGGTAAGGTGATAGCAGTGACAGGCGCAACAGGACTGTTAGGCTCCTGTATGGTGCGTTGCCTTTTGGCTTTGTACACGGAGAAGGGCATCAACCTGCATGTTATAGCTGTTGCAAGGAATATTCAGAAAGCAGCAGGTATGTTTGGTGAGGAACGTGAAGAGATAAGTTATTATAACTACGACTTCTCATCGTCGGAGCCTTTCAAGCCTCTAAGGACGGTGGATTACCTCTTCCATTTCGCTGCTCCCACAGCCTCAAAGGATTTTGTTGACAAGCCTGTTGAGACGATGAATACGGTATATCTGGGCATGCAGAACCTTCTTTCATATACACGTGAGGCGAAAGTACAATCACTTGTCTTGGCCTCGACGCTGGAAGTTTACGGTACTGTTACCGACGATACGGAACCGCTCACCGAGCAGATGCAGGGCTATCTTGACCCGATGGCTACCCGTAGCAGCTATCCGTTGGCAAAGAGAGCGGCCGAGGCGTTGTGCCATAATTATGCAGCTGAGTATGGAGTGCCCGTGAAGGTAGCACGTCTTGCGCAGACATTCGGTGCGGGAGTCAGCAAGACTGATAACCGTGTCTTTGCCCAGTTCGCACGGAGTGTCATCAACAACGAGGATATTATCTTGCACACCACAGGCGAACTCTGCCGTTGCTATTGCTATACGATAGACGCTATCACCGCAATGCTCTATCTTCTGCTGCGTGGAGAGAACGGCGAGGCGTATAATGTTGCCAACAGTGATACCTATATTTCTATCCGAAATATGGCTGAGTTCGTGGCAGAGAGTTTCAATCCTGGGAATGTGAAGGTTGTGATATGTCCGCAGGAAGGCTTGGGTTATTCTCCTGTAACAAAGCTACGCCTTGACACAAAGCGTATTAAGCAGATAGGTTGGCAGCCAGAGTACGGGCTCAAGGAAATGTTCAGCCGTCTGATAGAATCCATGAAAGTGGATGATGTATGA
- a CDS encoding IspD/TarI family cytidylyltransferase, which yields MNIAVIFAGGSGLRMHTKSRPKQFLDLNGKPIIIYTLELFDNHPGIDAIVVACIESWIPFLEKQLRKFEINKVVKVVPGGKSGQESIYNGLCAAEAYVRGRSVDSEKATVLIHDGVRPLITEETITDNINKVEEVGSCITCIPATETLIVKQADGSLEIPSRADSLIARAPQSFRLSDIMAAHRRALEEEKGDFIDSCTMMSHYGYKLGTIIGPMENIKITTPTDFFVLRAMVKVHEDQQIFGL from the coding sequence ATGAACATAGCAGTAATTTTTGCAGGTGGCTCAGGGCTAAGGATGCACACAAAGTCGCGCCCTAAGCAGTTTCTCGACCTCAACGGGAAACCGATTATTATCTATACCTTGGAGTTGTTCGACAATCATCCGGGAATAGATGCTATCGTTGTGGCGTGCATTGAGAGCTGGATTCCCTTCCTTGAGAAACAGCTTCGCAAGTTTGAAATCAATAAGGTGGTGAAGGTTGTTCCGGGAGGAAAGTCGGGACAGGAATCTATATACAACGGACTGTGTGCTGCCGAAGCATACGTCCGTGGCCGGAGTGTTGACAGTGAGAAGGCTACAGTCCTCATCCACGATGGTGTCCGTCCGCTTATTACGGAAGAAACAATTACGGATAATATCAATAAGGTGGAAGAAGTAGGGAGCTGTATTACCTGTATTCCTGCAACGGAAACACTCATTGTGAAGCAGGCTGACGGCTCGTTGGAGATTCCCTCACGTGCCGATTCGCTCATTGCACGTGCACCGCAGAGTTTCCGATTGTCGGATATCATGGCGGCACATCGCCGTGCCTTAGAGGAAGAAAAGGGCGATTTCATCGACTCTTGTACGATGATGAGCCATTATGGTTACAAACTTGGAACAATCATAGGACCGATGGAGAACATCAAGATTACCACTCCGACAGACTTCTTCGTGTTACGTGCTATGGTGAAAGTGCACGAGGACCAGCAGATCTTCGGTTTGTAA
- a CDS encoding LicD family protein, with amino-acid sequence MIETFNTGETQESLRQEYNPNGSVLRKAQLRLLDMAIYLQETAKKIGVPCRIDGGNVLGAMRHGGFIPWDDDIDMVVSYKDFKRFCDYLKAHPHPQYVLQDNDTDPGFYKEWACLRDLKSENRSHEANDSVDRRMHEAQKFRGLHVDIFPYEGNMIPWLQRFAAKLSVNVNVKFAGRHPRLAQTSYKLLHNIVFPMFRLVGRLFGNPDLYMHSYGAWFYEQNPRRCMTPHKDIVFEGYTFEGPADPDELCRIAYGNYMDLPPRDKRDRHKVDVVFK; translated from the coding sequence ATGATTGAAACTTTCAACACTGGAGAGACGCAGGAAAGTCTCCGACAGGAATATAATCCAAATGGTTCCGTGCTGAGAAAAGCACAGCTGAGGCTGCTTGATATGGCTATCTATTTGCAGGAAACTGCCAAAAAGATAGGCGTTCCCTGCCGTATCGATGGGGGGAATGTGCTCGGAGCAATGCGCCATGGGGGCTTTATTCCGTGGGATGATGATATTGATATGGTAGTAAGCTATAAGGATTTCAAACGTTTCTGTGATTATCTGAAAGCGCATCCACATCCGCAATATGTTCTGCAGGACAACGATACGGATCCCGGCTTCTACAAGGAGTGGGCGTGTCTGCGTGACTTGAAAAGCGAGAACCGCAGTCATGAAGCCAATGACAGTGTTGACCGAAGGATGCACGAAGCACAGAAGTTTAGAGGTCTGCACGTGGACATATTCCCATACGAGGGTAATATGATTCCTTGGTTGCAGCGTTTTGCAGCAAAGCTGTCGGTGAATGTGAACGTGAAGTTTGCAGGACGTCACCCCCGGTTGGCACAGACCAGCTATAAACTTCTACACAACATCGTCTTCCCTATGTTCCGTCTTGTCGGCAGGCTGTTTGGCAATCCAGACCTCTATATGCACTCTTATGGTGCCTGGTTCTATGAACAGAACCCACGCCGCTGTATGACGCCACATAAGGATATAGTCTTTGAGGGTTATACCTTTGAGGGTCCTGCCGACCCTGATGAGCTTTGCCGTATTGCCTACGGGAACTATATGGACCTGCCACCGAGGGATAAGCGCGACAGGCATAAGGTGGACGTGGTGTTTAAGTAA
- a CDS encoding lipopolysaccharide biosynthesis protein: protein MEKETLKEKTAKGLFWGALNNGTMQLLNTVIGIFLARLLSPADYGLVGMLAVFTAIAGALQESGFTAALANMDHPTDNDYNSVFWFSAFMGWISYTVLFFSAPLIAGFFHHSELIDLSRFIFASLLFSSLGTTPAAYLFKNMMVRETALLRITCLFVSGVVGIILALRGYAYWSLAWQQVLYISLTSLWRFFIIPWRPSIHIDFTPVRKMFSFSYKILVTTIVNTISQNILTFIFGRLYSAKAVGNFSQAFKWDTMASTFVSGTVSQVAQPVLVEVNNDPERQVNVFRKMLRFTAFLVFPAMFGLAMIAHEFIILLISDKWIESIPLLRILCVSGAFLPFYTMYQNLIISRGKSVVYMWCTVALIIAQIAFVVASYQQGVEFMVSAYTVVTVLWLFVWQFFAGRETGLRLIDVLKDISPYLVASVAVMLVTYFITSVIHNLLFLLVIRIVIAAVLYFLIMKWAGSQILVECMNYVRRRKR, encoded by the coding sequence ATGGAAAAAGAAACACTGAAGGAGAAAACAGCCAAAGGACTCTTTTGGGGTGCATTGAACAACGGAACAATGCAGCTGCTGAATACCGTCATCGGCATCTTTCTGGCACGTCTGCTTTCACCGGCTGATTATGGTCTGGTGGGAATGCTGGCTGTATTCACGGCTATTGCAGGCGCCTTGCAGGAAAGCGGATTTACCGCAGCACTTGCCAACATGGACCATCCCACGGACAATGACTATAATTCCGTGTTCTGGTTCAGTGCCTTTATGGGCTGGATTTCATACACGGTTCTCTTCTTTTCAGCTCCCTTGATAGCTGGTTTCTTTCATCATTCAGAGCTTATCGACCTGTCACGTTTCATCTTTGCATCACTGCTGTTCTCATCACTGGGAACCACCCCTGCCGCTTACCTTTTTAAGAACATGATGGTCAGGGAAACTGCCCTGCTACGCATTACCTGCCTGTTCGTCTCGGGCGTGGTGGGTATTATATTGGCATTGAGGGGCTATGCTTACTGGAGTCTGGCTTGGCAGCAGGTACTTTACATCAGTCTTACCAGCCTGTGGCGTTTCTTCATCATCCCCTGGCGACCGTCTATACATATCGACTTCACCCCCGTAAGAAAGATGTTCTCTTTCAGTTACAAGATTCTTGTAACGACGATTGTCAATACTATCAGTCAGAATATTCTTACCTTCATCTTCGGTCGTTTGTATTCCGCAAAGGCTGTGGGCAACTTCTCTCAGGCGTTCAAGTGGGACACGATGGCAAGTACCTTCGTGTCTGGCACTGTATCGCAGGTGGCACAACCAGTGCTTGTCGAGGTGAACAACGACCCTGAAAGACAGGTGAATGTCTTTCGTAAAATGCTCCGTTTTACGGCTTTCCTGGTTTTTCCGGCTATGTTTGGATTAGCGATGATAGCGCACGAATTCATCATTCTGCTTATATCAGATAAATGGATTGAGAGTATTCCTTTACTGCGTATCCTCTGTGTCAGCGGAGCCTTCCTGCCGTTCTATACGATGTATCAGAATCTGATTATCAGCCGTGGAAAGTCTGTGGTCTATATGTGGTGTACGGTAGCTTTAATCATTGCACAGATAGCCTTTGTCGTTGCTTCTTACCAACAGGGAGTAGAGTTTATGGTAAGTGCCTACACGGTCGTAACAGTCTTGTGGCTCTTTGTGTGGCAGTTCTTTGCCGGAAGGGAGACTGGCTTGCGGCTTATAGATGTGCTGAAGGACATCAGTCCTTACCTCGTGGCATCGGTGGCGGTGATGCTTGTGACCTATTTTATTACCTCTGTTATTCATAACCTCCTGTTTCTGCTTGTAATCAGAATCGTTATAGCAGCTGTGCTTTACTTCCTCATCATGAAGTGGGCAGGTTCACAGATACTCGTGGAGTGCATGAACTATGTGCGCCGACGCAAGCGATAG
- a CDS encoding serine acetyltransferase, protein MNPFVQGVILTASSLRLIPHILLYKLHSELIDDDLLQVQDRKRGVCNFVKVMTRERTFRNLFYYRIGEYKATLIKWLCPGERTLNIWCPSIGKGAHFEHNYATYLNAESIGKNFYCLQLVTLGTGHHEGREGRPVIGDNVKIMTGATVFGPIRIGNNVTIGAGAVVFKDVPDGCTVVGNPARIVKQA, encoded by the coding sequence ATGAACCCATTTGTTCAAGGCGTAATACTCACCGCATCCTCGCTGAGGCTGATACCGCACATCCTGCTTTACAAGCTGCACAGCGAGCTGATTGATGATGACCTTCTGCAAGTGCAGGACCGTAAGCGAGGGGTGTGTAACTTCGTGAAAGTGATGACCCGTGAGCGTACCTTCCGTAACCTGTTCTATTACAGGATAGGAGAATACAAGGCAACGCTCATCAAATGGCTGTGTCCCGGTGAACGGACATTGAACATCTGGTGCCCTTCCATCGGGAAAGGTGCCCACTTTGAACATAATTACGCAACCTATCTGAATGCCGAAAGTATCGGTAAGAATTTCTATTGTCTTCAGCTTGTAACCTTAGGAACAGGGCACCATGAGGGACGGGAAGGGCGACCTGTGATAGGCGATAACGTAAAGATAATGACAGGAGCAACGGTCTTCGGTCCTATCCGTATAGGCAACAACGTTACGATAGGGGCTGGAGCTGTAGTCTTTAAGGATGTCCCCGACGGCTGTACCGTGGTTGGTAACCCTGCCCGAATAGTAAAACAAGCATAA